The following is a genomic window from Armatimonadota bacterium.
GATCGTGAAGGTCGGCAACGCTCCGCGGCGGCGGCGAATCGTCGGTGTCTCGGGCTGCGTGGTCCGCACGGCTCGGCTCGAAGCGCGCGCCGGTGCGCTGGAGCGGCTCGTGCAGGATGGCGGTGGCTCGACGCGGAAGAACGCCCGGCATGCGAATCACGCGCCGCGGCGCCGCGTCATGTGCGCGCGCCCGGTGCCGCGCCGCAAGGAGACCGCTATGGGAATGCCGGACAAAGAGCGGGCGATGGTTCGCGATCTCGCCAAGCAGGTCGCCGAGATCGCTTCCCTCCCGATCCAAAAGGAGAAGGCCGAGCTGTGGCGCCGGCTCAACCGCCTCGACCCGATGCGGCCGATGGTGATGCTGCAAAACGGTGCGTGGAACGAAACACTGGATGACAGCGAAGCGCAGTGCAGCAACGGCTTCTGCCGCGCGCAGGAGCTGCACCTGCGCCGCGTGCTCTACCAGTGGGAGCACATGCCCGGCGATATGGTCGTCGAGGATGTCATCTACTCGCCGATTGTCGTGCGCGATACCGGATGGGGCTTGAGCGTCAACGCGGTGCGCCCCGACCATTACTTCGGCGCTGCGCACTACGAGCCGGTCATTAGGTCGGAACAGGACATTGATAAGATCCAACTGCCCCGGGTCACTGTTGACTGGGAGGAAACGGAACGGGCCTTCGAGCGCCACGCTGATTTCTACGACGGCATCTTCACCGTGCGGAAGAGGGGGCAGTGCGGCTTCTGGTTCGCCATCTTCGACCAGTTCATCCAGTGGCGAGGTCTGGATCAGGCCTTTGTGGATATGGTTGATCGCCCGGCATGGATGCACCGCGTGCTGGAGCGCATGACCGAAGGCATGCTCGATCAACTCGAGGCGCTGGAACGGCAGAACGCGCTGGGGTTGAACAACGGCAACGTGGGCGTCGGGCCGGGGGGGCTGGGCTTCACCGATGAACTGCCGCAAGCGGATTTCGACGGCGCCCACGTGCGCGCCAGAGATATGTGGGGGCACGCGACGACGCAGATCTTCTCGGTCGTCTCTCCGGCGATGCATGAGGAGTTCGGCCTGCAATACGAAGGCCGCTACCTCAAGCGCTTCGGCCTTGCGGGCTACGGGTGCTGCGAGCCGCTGCACCGAAAAGTGGACATCGTCAGGAAGCACATCCCGAACCTGCGCCGCATTTCCATGAGCCCCTGGGTTGACGTCGAAACGGGAGCCGCCGCCGTGGGACAGGACCTCGTATTCTCCTACAAGCCCAACCCGGCGATTCTCGGCGGCGAGGCGTGGGATCCGAACGCGGCGAGGGCGGGTCTGCGTGACGTGCTCGAGAAGACGCGGGGCTGCGCGGTCGAGATCATCATGAAGGATCTTCACACCTGTCGCAACGAGCCGCACCGCATGTGGGAATGGACGCAGATCGCTCAGGAGCTGGCCGAGGAATTCGCGCGCTGACCGACCGGCTCGCCGTGCGGCCGTTGCGCCAACCCGCTGATGGGCGCAGTTGCCGCGCGAGACGGCAATCGGCCTGACGCCGCTACTTCTTGAGCGGCATCGCCAGGATCCGATGCACGTCGATGTCGAAGAAGTTCGCACCCGCCGCGGAGGTCGCGACCACCGCGGTGTCCGACCCGTGGCCCGTGCCCGCGCATGAGATCACCTGCACCCCCTCGGGAACCAGGCCGGCGTCGCACGCCATGGCAATGATCTCCAGGCACACCTTCATGCCCTGCGAGAACAGGTAGAGCGTCTCCGCCATCACCGCGCTCGGCGGAAAGCCCTCGAACTTCGCCCGCAGCGCGTGATCCACTCCGCCGGTCAGCGCGTGCACTCCGCACACCACCTTGATGCCCGCTTTGTCCATTGCTTTGGCGTAGCGCGCGTTCCATTTGATGTCGTACATCTTATCCACGGCCGGCGCCATCTTCACCGCGACGAAGTTCACCTTGCGGTGGGCATCCGCCAGCCGCGCGAACTGCGCGCCGACATACCCCGTGTTCGTGGCCATCACGACGTGCCGCGCGCGGTGATCCTTGAGGTATTCGCCCACCGTTTCCACGACGATCCGGGTATTCCGCTGAACCTTACCCGTGTCCTCGAAATAGACAACCGGCTCCACTCGTGGCATCGCTGCACCTCCAGGTTCCCTCTCCGCTTAATGCATCTTCTCTGGCTGCCGTTGCGCTCCTGCCGTCCGCATGCCCGGGGCGATACGGCCCAGTCGATCACATCAACCCGTGGCCCAAGGCTCCGCGGCCTCGTCATCCTTTCCGAGGCAATGCGCTCAGCGCCATGAGGTACCACATGTTGTGGGTCAGCCACGGCTCGCTGGTGCGATATGACGGGTGGTCGCGCCCCGAGCCGACGCGCGACAGGTCAAACCCGGGCTGATCCAGCCCGTAGGCCGACCGGACGAATCCGTTGGGAATGGCGCCGGGCACGGCGCCCCGGGGCCGGCCGGCGATGGCGTCGTATCGATGATGATAGCGTGGAGGGTTGAACGTGCCCTTCCCCTCGAACATGCACAGGCCGATCGGGTTCTTCCCCAGCACCCAGTCGATCTGATCGGCTGCGAAGCGGAGCGCACGCCGATCACCAATGAGGTGATGTATCTGTGCCGCCGCCCATGCGCGGCCAAGGCACTCGAAATTGTGCCCCAGGGTTGACGTGGGCTCGAAGAAGTAGTCCTGCTGCCCCACCGCCTGCTTGCTCAGTCCGAAGGGGTTGTCGGCAGTGCTCAGGCAGAACCTGACAAATGGGCGCATGGCCGCCCGAATCCTCGCGCACACGGGGTCATCCGGGTAGTTCAGCGCGAAGGTGGCGAGCGCCCCAGCGCTGATCTCGCCATAACTGCCGAATGCGCCCCGCAGGCGGCCGGCCGGTTGCTGCGTTGCCATAATCGCTTCCGCGCTGTCGCGCGCGAAGTCGAGGTAGCGCCTTTCGCCCGTGACTGCGTGGAGATCCATTGCGCTCAGCAGGAGATGCGGACTGCCGCTTGACGTCGCGCCCTGTGTTGCGTGATCGAAGAGCTTGACCGCCCGCCGGAGGTAGTCGTCGGCCGCGGCGGCCAGCTCCGGCATGGCCGAGAGGCGCGCCCAGGCTCCGATCACCAGCGGGGAACTCCCTTCTCCTTCGGCGACGACCGGGTCGTCATCGGTACCTATGATGTTGTCGGTATGGACCTCCGGCGGAGACCACTTCGTCCACGCGCGGCCCGGCCCCTGAGAGATCGTGCCGTACAGCCCGCCGCTCTCCGGGATCTGCATCTTGGCCACGAAACGGGCGCCCCATGTCGCTTCGTCAAGCACGTCGGATGTGCCGTCACCATTGCGGTCGAAGCGAGCGAAGATCTCGGGCGCAGCATGGTGCGCCTGGAGCAGCGCGTAGGCGACGCCCCCGTCGCCATTCTCATACATTATCTTGTTGTAGTCGCCTGCGCTGTGCCAGCCGCCCGTGGCGTTAATGTGGGTACCGTCGGGCAGCCGGGCGTCATCGAGGTGACACGCCCGGTGCCACCCGGGCACGTCGAAGCCGCACCGCTGGACGAAGAAGAACTTGACGCCGAGGTCGGCGGTCCGGCGTAACAGGAGATCGCGGCCGATTTCGAAGGGCGGCGATGTTCCGTTCCGGGCGCCGAAGCGCGCCGCCGCGCGGTATCTCCCGGGAGCGGTGAGCGAAGAGAAATCAGCTCGCCAGTAGTAATCGCCCCAGTCAGCGGGTTGGCCCTCGTGGATGCGCCCGGAACACCGCAGCGGCAGCTTCACAACCGGCCGGCCAGATTCGGACCTAATCTCGAGTTCCCCCTGTGCCGAATCCGTCGGGAAGAAGTTAGTGGCAACGACCAGGCTCTTCGGCCCCTTCAGTTCGTAGCCGACCTGGTTCACATGCACGCGGACTACCGGGTGCCGCCGGGTAGCGGGCGCACAGAGCGAGAACCGGAAATCATCCAGCCATGCCCTGCCGCCGCGCACCGCAACGACCAACCTCGCCCCCACCGCGCCGGCCGGAGGGCCGACCCGGCACTCCCACCGCGCCCAGTCCTGCTCCGTCGCCACGCGCGCGGCGTGATCCGCGCCGATGACCTTGCCCCAGGCGTTGACCCAGACGACCCACAGGCGCAACTCGGCAGCGTCCGCGCGGCTCCAGCCCGAGAACCGGAACAGCGTGTATCCCTGGGGTAGAGGCATGTCAACCATGCGCGCCGCATACCATCCGCTCTCCGCTTCGAGCAGCATGGCTCCACCGGTGCGGCCGCCGGCGGCATCGGCTCGCAGAGCCCCGGCCCCCGGCCCGGGTACCGGGGAGCGTGTCTCCTGCGACCAGTATCCCACGCGTCCCTTTGCATCGCCCTCGAAGGACGGATTGAACGCCAGGTTGGCCGCTATGGGCGCGAAGACGACATCATCGAGATAGGCCTCTCCTTCGACCTCAAACCAGAGGCTTGCCGAGGTGGCCCGCGGGGGCAGGTCGGCCTCCGCGGCGACGTATTGCCAGCGCTGCGCAGGCACGACCGGCGGCGTGCGCGCCGAGCCGATCACGCGCCCCGCCTCATCGAGCAGATCCATCCCGAGGCGCGCCACCCCTTCGCGGCACCGAATCCATCCGCCCAACCGATAGGCCTGACCGACTTCGAGGGGTACCGGGTAGCTCGACCATGAGCGATCCGTGGAGCGCGTCGTCGCGCCCAGGGAACGCGCACCGGTCCGCGCGTAACGGGTTGCCCGCATCGCGCCCGGGCCGGGCCACCACCCTTCGGGCACATCCGCGCCCGATTCGAAGGACAGCTCTGCGCCCACACCGACCGACGCGCTGGAACAGAGCACAAGCAGAGCCGCGAGAACAAGCACCAATTCGCGCATCTCACTCCTCGCTGAAATCATCACACCGTCCACTTGCCCGGGCCTGAAGCCCCACGCAGCGACCGGGTGTCAAAGGCAGCGGATGGGCGCGCGGCGCCTCAGAGTTCCACGATCCTCATGAACTTCTTGGATAGCTTCTCCACACCGGTCTTGGTAATGCGCACGCCGTTCTCCCACCGTAAGCCGAAGTCCTCGCCTTGGAAGAACGTATCCACCTGGAAAGTCATGCCCTGCTTGAGCCTGTAGGTCGAGGTGGACTCCATCCAGGGGCGCTCGACTTCCATCATGCCGATGCCGTGGCACGGGCCGTACAGCATGTTTGCCTTGAAGCCGCGCTGCTCGACGAAGGCCTCGTATTCGGCAACTACTCGCGAGGCAGGCTTGCCCGCTTTGAGCAGCTCCATGGTCTTGAAATGCGCTTCGAGGCCGAATTCCACCAGGCGCCGCTTCGCGGACGGAAGCGTGCCGAAGAAGACCGGAAGGCCCACGCTCGACGCGTATCCGCCGACGCGGGCGCCGATGTCGAGTTGGATGACCTCGCGGCGCTTAATCTTGTTGTGTGTCGGGCGGGAGATCGCGTGCCGCGTCGCGGGGCCGCAGAAGCAGTACAAAGCATGGCCTTCGTACTCGGCGCCGTGCCGGTAGATCTCGCGCTGCGCGATGCCGATGACCTGAAGTTCCGTCATGCCCGGCCTGATCTCACCGAGGACCGCGTCAATCGCTTTCTCGCTGACCTGGAACGCTTTCCTCATGAGCGCGATCTCGCTCGGGCTCTTGACGATGCGCAGGTTGATGAGCGTATCGTCAGCCCTAATCAGTTCGACTCGCGGCAACTCATTGCGCAGGCTCTCATAGACCGGCAGCGGCATGATCGAATAGCCGACCAGGCCGAGCTTCTTGAGTCTCCG
Proteins encoded in this region:
- a CDS encoding glycoside hydrolase family 9 protein is translated as MISARSEMRELVLVLAALLVLCSSASVGVGAELSFESGADVPEGWWPGPGAMRATRYARTGARSLGATTRSTDRSWSSYPVPLEVGQAYRLGGWIRCREGVARLGMDLLDEAGRVIGSARTPPVVPAQRWQYVAAEADLPPRATSASLWFEVEGEAYLDDVVFAPIAANLAFNPSFEGDAKGRVGYWSQETRSPVPGPGAGALRADAAGGRTGGAMLLEAESGWYAARMVDMPLPQGYTLFRFSGWSRADAAELRLWVVWVNAWGKVIGADHAARVATEQDWARWECRVGPPAGAVGARLVVAVRGGRAWLDDFRFSLCAPATRRHPVVRVHVNQVGYELKGPKSLVVATNFFPTDSAQGELEIRSESGRPVVKLPLRCSGRIHEGQPADWGDYYWRADFSSLTAPGRYRAAARFGARNGTSPPFEIGRDLLLRRTADLGVKFFFVQRCGFDVPGWHRACHLDDARLPDGTHINATGGWHSAGDYNKIMYENGDGGVAYALLQAHHAAPEIFARFDRNGDGTSDVLDEATWGARFVAKMQIPESGGLYGTISQGPGRAWTKWSPPEVHTDNIIGTDDDPVVAEGEGSSPLVIGAWARLSAMPELAAAADDYLRRAVKLFDHATQGATSSGSPHLLLSAMDLHAVTGERRYLDFARDSAEAIMATQQPAGRLRGAFGSYGEISAGALATFALNYPDDPVCARIRAAMRPFVRFCLSTADNPFGLSKQAVGQQDYFFEPTSTLGHNFECLGRAWAAAQIHHLIGDRRALRFAADQIDWVLGKNPIGLCMFEGKGTFNPPRYHHRYDAIAGRPRGAVPGAIPNGFVRSAYGLDQPGFDLSRVGSGRDHPSYRTSEPWLTHNMWYLMALSALPRKG
- a CDS encoding aminopeptidase P family protein; amino-acid sequence: MRAIPDHEYGDRMKKFQRNLRAAGLDAALVHSNEADFANVRYLSEYWPTFESAGVFVPATGTPVLIIGPESGAYAEARSKIRWTELMIEYRESADPDYPGIPVASFKQIVRKAMPRRRLKKLGLVGYSIMPLPVYESLRNELPRVELIRADDTLINLRIVKSPSEIALMRKAFQVSEKAIDAVLGEIRPGMTELQVIGIAQREIYRHGAEYEGHALYCFCGPATRHAISRPTHNKIKRREVIQLDIGARVGGYASSVGLPVFFGTLPSAKRRLVEFGLEAHFKTMELLKAGKPASRVVAEYEAFVEQRGFKANMLYGPCHGIGMMEVERPWMESTSTYRLKQGMTFQVDTFFQGEDFGLRWENGVRITKTGVEKLSKKFMRIVEL